The DNA region GGCTCAGCTGCGGGAAGACCGGCCAGAGGATGCGCAGGAAGCCGTAGACCCCCATCTTGAGCAGGACCCCGGCCAGCATCACGGAGCCCGCGGCCGGGGCCTCGGTATGCGCGTCGGGCAGCCAGGTATGCAATGGGACCAAGGGGATCTTGACCGCGAAGCCCAAAGCCATGGCCGCGAAGATGGCCAGGCCTGCGGTCCCGCCCGGACCCTTGAGAGCCGCGATATCCCAGGTCCACACGCCCGTGGCCGCGTGGGCGCGGGTGACCAAGGCGATGCTGCCCAGGAGCAGGAAGATGCTGCCGAAGAAGGTGAACAGGAAGAACTTCATGGCCGCATGCCGCCGCCCTTCCATGCCCCAGAGCCCGATGATGAAGAACATGGGTATGAGCACGGCTTCCCAGAACACGAAGAAGAGGAACAGGTCCCGGGCCAGGAACACGCCCAGCAGGGCCGATTCCAGGAACAGGAACGCGGCCCAGTAGCCCGGGGAGAAGTCCTTGTTCCAGGAGGCGATGAAGCAGGCCAAGGTCAGGAAGGCGGTCAGCCAGCACAAGGACAAGGACAGGCCGTCGCAGTCCAAGGCGTAGCTGATGCCGAAGGCCCACGAAGGGGAGGCTGCGGCCGGGACGTGCCAGGCCCCCATGGAGGCGGGTCCCAGCAGGAACAGACCGTAGAGGGCGGTCGCCACAGAGAAGGCCAAGGCCGGCCAGCGGCCCTGCCGGCCCAGGAGCACGACCAGCCCGCCGACGGCGGGCAGGACCCAGAACAGGGTCAGCCAGTTCTGGCTCATCGCGACGCCGCCCAGGCCAAGAGCGCCGCCGCTCCGCTCATGACCCACCACAAGGAATCGGAAAGCCTTCCTGCGGCCAGGCCGCTGCCCGCGTCGGAAAGCCGGCGGCAGACGCCGGCCGAACTTTCTATGGCCGCGTCCCACAAGTCATGGTCCAGGACCCGGCCCACCTTGTCCGCGAACCAGAGCGCGGCCGTGACGCAGGCCGCCGGCACCCGGCGCCAGCCCAGGTCCTCGGCGAAGAAGGCCGCGAGCGCCGGCCGCCGGCGGCGCCAGTCCCAGTCCCAGGACGGCCGTCGCAGCGTCAGCCAGTAGGCGGCTGCCGCGCCCAGGGCCGCCATGCCCACGCCGGCAGCCGAGACCCCAAGGGAGAGCGCGGGCAATTCCGGCTCCGGCACGCTCCGGGGCCAGCCGGAACCCAGCATGCGCACAAGACCGCGGCCCAGCCAGCCCACGGCCACGGCGCCCAGCGCCAGGAACGCCACCGGCACGGCCATGACCGGCGGCGCCTCATGCGGATGAGCCGGCGGCGTCTGCTCGGGCCGCTGGCCGAAGAAGGTCAGGAAGAGCATGCGCGAGATGTAGAAGGAGCTGCCCGCCGCTATGGCCAAGCCCGCGGGGATGGCCCAGCCGCCGTGCGCGAAGGCCGCGTCGAGGATGGCGTCCTTGCTGTAGAAACCCGCGGTGAAA from Elusimicrobiota bacterium includes:
- a CDS encoding NADH-quinone oxidoreductase subunit M encodes the protein MSQNWLTLFWVLPAVGGLVVLLGRQGRWPALAFSVATALYGLFLLGPASMGAWHVPAAASPSWAFGISYALDCDGLSLSLCWLTAFLTLACFIASWNKDFSPGYWAAFLFLESALLGVFLARDLFLFFVFWEAVLIPMFFIIGLWGMEGRRHAAMKFFLFTFFGSIFLLLGSIALVTRAHAATGVWTWDIAALKGPGGTAGLAIFAAMALGFAVKIPLVPLHTWLPDAHTEAPAAGSVMLAGVLLKMGVYGFLRILWPVFPQLSLELMPWLMILAGINVVYGALCAMAQKDLKRLIAYSSVAHLGFCLLGILSRTPEGLLGGSLQLLNHGITTGTLFLLVGFLYDRGHRRGLDDYGELYNRAPWLTFFFGFATMASVGLPGLNGFVGEFMSLIGVARAMRGFVLIGVVGVTLSAAYALPAFQAVFLGPAGKASVSGKVTDLDVREASLLWVLCGAMLAIGLYPAPLLRILEPFLLGLVPVR
- a CDS encoding proton-conducting transporter membrane subunit, with the translated sequence PGIPPGLLALLGVLFVWAAAGKSALFPLYFWLPDAMEGPTPVSALMHAATMVTAGIFLLVRSWPLIRLVPGLPESIAMVGAFTAVFAALLAATQTDLKRILAYSTVSHLGLMAFGLGLGQVTAGVFHLVTHGFFKAVLFLCAGILAHSAGKSTVTVSEVGGLRRQMPLTFLCFLAAALSLLGFPFTAGFYSKDAILDAAFAHGGWAIPAGLAIAAGSSFYISRMLFLTFFGQRPEQTPPAHPHEAPPVMAVPVAFLALGAVAVGWLGRGLVRMLGSGWPRSVPEPELPALSLGVSAAGVGMAALGAAAAYWLTLRRPSWDWDWRRRRPALAAFFAEDLGWRRVPAACVTAALWFADKVGRVLDHDLWDAAIESSAGVCRRLSDAGSGLAAGRLSDSLWWVMSGAAALLAWAASR